The sequence TCGCATCGCGCTTCGCGTCGGATGCTATCAATGGTTTCGCTTCGTTCGACCCATTCTGCGAGCCGCCCTGTGTGGGTATAGAGCTTCTTCTCGTTGCACGCCGTAGTCCGTTGTGTCGCTCACACCATGAAGGCATGCGCCCCCGACGTCCAAGGCAAAAGGAACCATGCGATGAAGATGATCAAAGGGCCTGCGATATTCCTCGCTCAGTTCGCCGCCGACGCGGCGCCGTTCAACTCGCTCGACACGATATGCGGATGGGCCGCCTCCCTGGGCTACAAGGGCATTCAGATTCCGAGTTGGGACGGCCGGCTCTTCGACCTAAACAAGGCTTCGGAGTCTCAAGCCTATGCCGATGAGGTGACGGGTGTCGCGGCACGCCACGGCCTTTCCATCACCGAGCTTTCGACCCATCTCCAAGGCCAGCTCGTCGCCGTTCATCCGGCCTATGACGCGGCATTCGACGGCTTCGCCGTGCCGGAAGTGCGTGGCAACGCCAAGGCCCGCACGGAATGGGCGGTCGATCAGGTCAAGCGCGCCATTCTTGCGTCCAGGCGACTCGGGCTTACTGCCCAGGCGACTTTCTCCGGCGCGCTTGCCTGGCCCTATGTCTACCCCTGGCCGCAGCGTCCCGCTGGCCTGATCGAGACGGCATTCGACGAACTCGCCAGGCGCTGGCGGCCCATCCTCGACTATGCCGACGAGCACGGTGTCGATCTCGCCTACGAGATCCACCCTGGCGAAGACCTTCACGACGGTGTCTCCTACGAGATGTTCCTCGCGCGGGTGAATGACCACAAGCGCGCGAACCTGCTCTACGATCCCTCGCACTTCGTCCTGCAACAGCTCGACTATCTCGACTACATCGACATCTACCATCAGCGCATCAAGGCATTTCACGTCAAGGACGCCGAATTCAACCCGACCGGCCGCCAGGGCGTCTATGGGGGATTCCAGAGCTGGGTCGACCGTGCCGGGCGCTTCCGGTCGCCCGGAGATGGTCAGGTCGATTTCGGCGCCATTTTCTCGAAGCTCACGCAATACGACTACGACAGCTGGGCGGTGCTCGAGTGGGAGTGTGCCCTGAAACATCCCGAGCAAGGCGCGCGGGAGGGCGCCGAGTTCATCCGAAACCATATCATCCGGGTTACTGAGAGAGCCTTCGACGACTTCGCAGGCACCGGCACTGACGATGCTGCCAACCGCAAGATGCTCGGCATCTCCTGACGAGAGGGTGCAACATGGCTATCGAAGCAGGCAATGGAACTGGCGGCCATCGTCGTATCCGTCTCGGGATGGTCGGCGGCGGCCAAGGTGCTTTCATCGGGGCCATCCATCGCATTGCCGCTCGCATCGACGACCAGTTCGAACTGGTGGCCGGCGCGCTCGCGTCGGATCCGGATCGAGCCAAGGCCTCCGCAAAGGACCTCGGCATTGCCGACGACCGTGCCTATGGCTCCTTCGAGGAGATGGCGCGGGCTGAAGCTGCGAGAGCAGATGGCATCGAGGCGGTTTCGATCGTGACGCCCAATCACATGCACAGCCCGGTCGCCAAGGCGTTTCTCGAAGCTGGCATCCACGTCATCTGCGACAAGCCGCTGACGTCAACGGTTGCCGAGGCTGAGGAACTGGTGGCGCTGGTCAGGAAGACCGGCAGGATCTTCGTCGTCACGCACAACTACACCGGCTATCCTATGATCCGGCAAGCGCGCGCCATGGTCGCAAATGGTGATCTCGGCGAGATCCGTCTCGTCAAGGTCGAGTATCTGCAGGACTGGCTGACGGAGCGGGTGGAGGCCACCGGCCAGAAGCAGGCGGCATGGCGTACGGACCCGTCCCGGTCCGGAGTCGGTGGGTGCATTGGCGACATCGGCACCCATGCCTACAATCTTGCGTGCTTCGTCACCGGGCTCGAGCTCGACGAGCTGCTCGCGCAATTGTCGACATTTGTCGAGGGGCGCCGCCTCGATGATGATGTCGAGATTCTTCTCAAGTGGAAGGGCGGCGCCAGGGGCATGCTGTGGGCGAGCCAAGTTGCCGTCGGCAATGAGAACGGGCTCACGCTGCGTGTCTACGGGAGCAAGGGCGGTCTCGAATGGGCGCAAGAGAATCCAAATCACCTGTGGTTCACACGGTACGGCAGGCCCAGGCAGCTCCTGACCCGCGGCGGGGCCGGAGCGTCGGGTGAGGCGAGTCGGGTCACCCGCATTCCATCAGGACATCCCGAGGGCTACCTTGAAGGTTTCGCAACGATCTATGCCGAGGCGGCGCGTGCCATCCGTGCGGCAACGGCCGGCGAAAGGCCGCATCCCGATGTCGTCTTTCCGACGGTCGAGGATGGGCTTGCAGGTGTGAAGTTGATCGATGCTGCGGTGAAGTCATCCGCGGCCAACGGCGTCTGGGTTCGGATGACTTGACTGCCGCCGGTTATCGGGCAGGCTTCGAGCAAACACGAGTTTGCTCGCAATCGACTCGGCAACTCCTTTGCTGCCAAAAGCAGCTGGCTATCCCTGTTTCGCACCGAGTCAACCCGTCCGCCGCAAAATATTCCTGTTTACCGAAATTCGGATATATCGTACACATCGCCCATTCCGGCTCATCCTTGAGGGGCGATCGTGTGGTCGTCACGTTCGCGAGCCGGGCTTGCGGTGGACGCGGCAGCGTCGGGCGCGAAAGCCAAGGGCAGGGCGGATTGCTCTCCGTGAGCCCAAGACTTCGCGCGGACGAACGGCGCTGCTAGGCTTTGTCTCGCCTGTAAGTTTCCGGCTCTGTCGACGGAGCCCGGGAATACTGCGGCGAAATGGCGGGCTGTGCGTACGGCAAAACCGTGTGGTCCTGGCCGTCGTTGCTACGGTCAAGCCCTGGCGGATGCGGCATCTGCGTCAACCGGCGTAGGGCCGGTGAATTCCGCGAGGGCGAGGGAGGCCAGAAGGAACTCGGCTCCCGGGAGAGCACGGCATAAGCCGTCCGACCATCGCGCAGGGAAGGCCGAGTGATCGGCACCACCTGTATGCTGCTGTGCGGTTCTTCTGCGTGTGAATTTTGCGCAGCAGACCGCGGGTGCGATGTCAGCACCCGGCCTTCCCTGCGCCCTCTTGGCTTAGAGGGTGAAGCGATCAAGCAAAGCTCGGGCGAAACGCGCCGCGAGAACGCAAAGCTATGTCCGGTGTTCGAGACCGAGGCGGGATGGCAAGGGCGCGAAGGGCAGAGGCTTGCGGCCTTGAAACGGCGTTCAACTTGGGTCCGCTCAGGCGCTACACCTTCTGCACTACGTGGCGGGAGCCTTTCGGAAAGTGCAGTTTTGCTGTCCGTTTGACCCGCAAATTCCTGATGATAGTGTCGTCATTGTCGTTTTGTCCGGGAGGACACGATGAAATGGTTTGACTGGCTGTTTGGAACGGGGTCGGCGCCGGCGACCCGACTCTTTGCAAGATTTGGGCGGAAATTTCGGGCACCGACTGATCCCGACCTTCTGAAGATTGCCAAGGACCGCAAGGGCCATATCTCTCGGAAGGCCATGCGGGCCGAATATAACCGGCTGCTGCTGGAAAAATACGCGCACGACAAGTCCTGATCTCCAGCCGCATCCAGTGTTGCCGTTCACGCCAGCGAAGCTCCGCCTTGGGCGGCTTCTCTTGAAGGTCGTTATTGTGTGACGTGAGAATCCCTGGCTCTGCAGTCCTGCCCTCCTCTATTACCACCGGGCGCAAAACGCTTATCGGCGAATTGATGGAGCTCGCGCCGCGTGGTGCGGCTCACGCACGAATAGGAACTCTCGCATCCATCGCGGCTTGACTCCGCGGGCCAGCGTCGCCGCCGATCGCTGGTCTGCACGGCCCCGCCTCCAAGCCCCCCATACCCCCCAGGGTGGGGCCGTGCTTCATCAGCAGGAGACGATATGCCCGAGCCGACCGAGCAAGAGATCAGAGAACGTGCGCACAAGCTCTGGGAGCAGGCGGGCAAGCCCGAAGGTCGCGACGAAGAATTTTGGCGCGCCGCCGAGCAGGAGCTGCGCAACGAGGACGAGTCGAACACGTTGCGGACGCCGGATACGTTGTGACCGACAAGGCCTGCCCATTCTGCTTCGGTCTGGGATGGGTCTGCGAAAATCATCCGCTGCGGGCCTGGAACGAAGATCTGGGCGGCTGCAGATGTGGTGAAGGGATGCCCTGCACCTGCAATACGACCGAAGATCCTGAAGTGAGGGTGGTGATCGTCGAAGCGGACACGACGTGGCATTAGCACGGTCTGAAAAGCGTGTGGCCTTGTCCGAAAGGATCATGCTCCAACAATAATGGCGCGCCCGCTGTCAGGGGAACAGAACTTGCCGGATGGGAATTCTGTCTGACGAATACGGCTCTACAACATTCCTTTCCCACGGCAGCGTCGGCAGTGGACGAGCAGAAAAAGATAGAGCACCAGATCGAGCTTGCCACGCGAGCGGCCGCGCTCGTCAAGGACGAAACCACGTCTCGTGGATTCAGGAGCTTCGCCGAGGAGATGAGGCAGAAGCTCCGCCGCATGATGCGGCGCGGCAAGGTGCGGGCACGCGCCTACGAACTCTGGGAGCAGGCTGGCCGCCCAGCCGACCGCGATCTGGAATTCTGGCTCGAAGCGGAACGGCAGGTCGAAGAAGAGCGCGAATCGAGGAAGGGCCCGGCACCGTCATAGCGGCAATTGTCACGGGCTCACGCACTCCCCTGGGCAGCAAGGCAGCGCTCTCGCCAGTCGTCCCGTCACCACAGAAAAAAGCCGCCGGGTTCTGCACCCTGGCGGCTTTGAAAAAGTCCGTAGCTGTTGATCGCCTCCCCAGCCTCGTGCGTACCGCCGTTACCTTGTTTGCGGCCATGCTTGGCTATTGTAGGCGATGGCCGATGATTCTGTTGTGACCGAAATCACACAGTGGAAAAGATGACGGCAGATGTCGCGAAGGTCCACGTGTCGCCGACGCGAGAACGAGGCGCTGCGTCGGCCTGGATCGTGGCATGCGGTCGGGGCCGAACACCACGCGTGCAGACTAGCTGCAGCTCAACGGCAACGGCACGCCGGGGTGCAGCTCGTACCAATCGTAGCAATCCGGATAGTAGCCGTAGTATCCATAGCCGGGCCGATAACGGCCGAAGTGATGAAACGCATGCTCGCGGAAGCCTGCGCCGCCAGAGGCGACGTGGCCAATCCCAAAATGCTCGCCCCCAAATCGTTCCCCGCCAAAGCCTCCGGCATGTCCAATCCCGCCGAAATGCGCGCCGCCGCCGAAGCCCATATGGCCGCCGCCAAAGCCGCCGCCGCTGAAACCGTGGCCGCCACCGCCGAACCCGCCGTGACCGCCGCCTCCACCACCGCCATGTGCTGCAGCCGTGCCGACGGCAAGGGTCGAGGCCAGCGCTGCCGTTGCCAAAATCATGATCGCTCGTTTCATGGGACACTCCTTTCGTGTCGAGCCGCCCGCCGTCATCGCAGTTCGCGTCCGCTTCGTGTTCGCCGGATCGAGATGGCGCCTGATGGCTAAGCTCGTGATGCCCCAGAGGTAGGAACGGTGCGCGGCAATCCCACTAAATTCGGCTTCAAGAATGAGGCAGCCAGCCGGAAAAGCGATCCCGGTGCGCATCGGCGCGGCGCGCCGAAGGGAGCGGACTGAACAGTTCAGACCGCTCCCTTCGTGCGATGTGATGTGTGGCGATCAGAACGCGCCGGTGCCGGGCTCGCACGGCACGTTGTTGCCGGTCCACGGTGCCGTCGCGAACGCGCCGACGCGCGGCGCCGGAACGCAGGCGCGGCCGTCCTGATAGATCGGCGCGCTCGATGCCACGGTGTCGGATTCCATCGCGGGCTGCCGCATGGCGGCATGGTGTTCGCGCGCCATGACGGGACCTCCGATCAAGGCAGCTGCAATCAGACCCATCGGCAAGAGCTTGGAAGTGATCATTCGACTTCTCCTTTGGTGACAGCGGGCCGATCAAGCCGGCTCCTTCAGGAGATGCGCGCGATCCGGGTCGATCCAAATGCACGAATTGCTCACCGGCTTTCAACGGCCTGTGAGCCGCTGCGCCAACGCGACCACGATCGTGCGAATAGGCAACCTTCGTTGCCTTACGAGAGTAACGGCGCGCGCATTGCGGGCATATCTCCGTTACAGCGCAGCTCGAATGGAGGCGAAAGATGATCACGACGATGGCACGACGCGTTGTCGTCCTGCTGACGCCCTTGGTGGCAAAGACGGCCGGCTTCCTGAAAATCAATTCAGTGCTGCGGCCTGCTCCGCAGCACCATCTGGTCATGCAGCGCGTGGCAGATCGCAGGGGGAAACGGCACCGTGCGCTCGGAACGGGACGGTGACCATGCCGTCGCAGACCGCCGGGCCCACGCCGTCCCGCCGCAGGCCGACCCGCCGCGCAGAAGGTGGGACGAGGCTCATGACACGGATTCTCCTGATCGAGGACGACACTGAAACCGCGGAGGCGATCGTCGCCGAGCTTGCCGAGCGCAGTTTCGAGGTGCAGTGGGCGCCGAACGGCGTCGAAGGTCTCGACCGGGCGCGTACCTCGCATCCCGACGCGATGATCGTCGACCGCATGCTGCCGGGCATGGATGGGCTGACCGTCGTCGAGGCGCTACGCAACGACCAGATCAGGACGCCGGTGCTGGTCCTGAGCGCGCTCGGGGCGGTCGACGACCGCGTGCGTGGCTTGCGCATGGGCGGCGACGACTATCTCACCAAGCCGTTCGCGATCGTCGAGCTGGTCGCGCGGATCGAGGCCTTGCTGCGCCGTCCGACGGAGAACCGCGAAACCGTTCTCGTGGCGGGCCCGCTGGAGCTCGATCTGATTGAGCGCACCGCCAGACGCGGTGAACGCGAGATCGATCTGCTGCCGCGCGAATTCCGCCTGCTCGAATACATGATGCGCCGGAGCGATCAATTGCTGACGCGCGCGATGCTGCTCGAAGAGGTCTGGAACTACAAGTTCGTTCCTGCGACCACCAACCTGATCGACGTGCACATGGGCCGGCTCCGTCACAAGGTCGATGCTCCCGGAGAGGTGCAGCTCATCCACAATGTCCGCGGTTCAGGCTTCATCCTGCGCGCTCGGCAATAGCGAGCCGACAGATGCAATTCATCCGTTCGAACACGTTTCTCTGGGCTCTGGCGGTCGCCGCCACCCTCGCGCTGTTCGTCGTCGGATTGTTCGCGTTCGTCTATCGGAAGCTTGACGACTATCTGATCGCGCGGTCCGACCGCATGATCACCACGCAGATCATCTTCATGGTCGATCTGCCGCCGGACCGCCGCGCCCGCGCGGTTGCCGATCATCTCGAGCAGGATTCCCGGCATGTGCACTATGCCGGGCTGTTCAGCGCCAGCGGTGCGCGCCTTGCCGGCAACATCGACCGCGTGCCAAGCGGGCTCGATCTCGATGGAACGGTGCAAGGCGTACGGCTCGAGACGGTCGCGGGCCGCGGGCCCATCGTGAGGACTGTCGGCAGGCGCCTGGATGACGGCGATGTCCTGGTTTTGGGACGGAACGTCGACGAGACACGCGAGATATCGAGCGTGGTGGGGCAGGCGCTTGCGCTCGGCCTGCTGCCCGCCTTCTGCCTCTGCGTGCTCGCCGGCGCCTGGCTGAGCGTCCGCGCCCAGAAGCGCGTCGAGGAGGTGAACCAGCGGGTGCAGCGAATCGTGGCCGGTGAGCTGCGCGAGCGGCTGCCGGAGGACAATGCGGACGATCCGTTCGCGCGGCTGGCCAGGATCGTCAATGGCATGCTCGACGAGATGGAGACGATGATCAACGCGCTAGCGGGCGTCGGCAACGATATCGCTCACGATCTCAGAACCCCCCTCACGCGGGCAAGGCTGGCGCTGGAGCGCGGGCGAATCCACGCGACCACGCTGGAGCAGCTCCATGAGATCACGGACAAGGCGATTGCCGGCATCGACCAGTCGCTCGCGATCGTCACCGCCCTGCTGCGCCTGACCGAGATCGAGAACAACCGCCGCACGGCCGGCTTCGGCACCGTCGCGCTGGACGAGATCCTGCGCGAGGTGTGCGACGTTTATGAGCCCATCGCCGAAGACAAGGGCATCGCGCTTGGGGCCGTCATCGATCGCGACGTGGATGTGTGGGGCGACCGCGACCTGCTGTTCGAGGCGATCGCCAATCTCGTGGACAATGCCGTCAAGTTCACGCCGGCAGGCGGGCAGGTGAAGCTCGAACTCGAATCGGACGAAAGGACGGCGCTCATGCGCGTGAGCGATACCGGGCCCGGCATCAACGAGCAGGAGCGCGAAGCGGTGCTGCGGCGGTTCTACCGCTCCGACAAGATCCGCAACACGCCGGGCGTTGGGCTCGGGCTGAGCCTGGTGGCCGCCATCGTCAAGCTGCATGGCTTTCGGCTTATCATCGGTCCGGCGCCCGGGGGGCGGATAGAGATCCTGGCCTCCACGGCAAAAGCCAAAGTCCACCGCGCGCCGATCTCCAATCCCGGGTCACGCAAGGGCGAGCTGAATGTGATTGCCGTGCGCGATGCTCTCGATGCCGGGACATGTCGGATCTCTGAAGCCGAATTCAGATGTGTGACGCCCAGTTTAGTGGCCAACCCGTGCGGAAGCCTTCTAAACCCTGACAACAGTTTCGGAACGTGGGAGCGATAGATGCAGATCAGTCACGAGGTCGCGAGAAATGATGCTGGTGCTGCGCCGGTCCCGTTCCTCAGCGCGTATGCGACGGCCATCAAGCGCTACAAACTTCTCGAGCCCGGTCAGGAGCAGCAGCTCGCGCGGCGCTGGCAGGAGACACGGGACGAGCGCGCGGCCAATACGCTCGTCACCAGTCACCTGCGGATCGCAGCCAAGGTCGCGCGCGGCTACAAGGGATATGGCTTGCCGCTGGTCGATCTGATCGCTGAGGCCAATCTCGGTCTCGTCATCGCCGCCTCACGCTTCGAGCCCGACCGCGGCGCGCGGTTCTCCACCTACGCGGTGCCGTGGATCAAGGCCTCCATTCACGCCTACATCCTGCGCTCCTGGTCCCTGGTCAAGATCGGCACGACGGCGGCGCAGAAGAAGCTGTTCTTCCGGCTGCGCGGTGAGATGCGGAAGGCCATGGGGGGCGCAATGGCAAGGCTCACGCCTGATGTCGCCGCTGTCATCGCCGAGAAGCTCGGGGTGAGCGCCCGCGAGGTGATGGAGATGGATGCGCGCCTGAACGGCGACATGTCGCTGAACGCGCGGGTCGGCGGCGAGGAGGATGGCGCCGAATGGGAAACGCTGCTGGTCGATGACGCCGTCGACGCGGAGACGGTCCTAGCCAATCGTGAGCAGACGGAACGCCGCAGCAGTGCCCTACGTGCCGCGCTGGGGGAGCTCACGGCGCGCGAGCGCCACGTCCTGGAAGCGAGACGGCTGGCGGATCACCCGGTCACGCTCGATCAGCTGGGCGTCGAGCTGTCGATCTCCAGCGAACGCGTCAGGCAGATCGAGATCCGCGCGTTCGCTAAGGTCAGGCGCGCCGTCATCCTCGCTGCGCGGGATGCCGCACGCGCCGCTGAAGTATTGCCACCTGCGGCACGCCGTGTCCGCCCAAGCGCGTCGAATGTCCCGGCAATGATCCCCTGAACGCGTTTTCATTTGAACGGATATCCGCCCGCCCTCATCTGTCCTCCCATCCCGCACCACCCGTTCCAGGCAGACCACCATGGGAATTGTTCGCTTCGCGCTGCGGTTTCCGCACACATTCTACGTGCTTGCGGCGCTGATTCTGTTTCTCGGCGGCATCGCGATCCGGTCGATGCCGACGGACGTCTTCCCGGAGATCCGCATCCCCGTTGTCACGGTGATCTGGAGCTATACCGGTCTGTCAACGCCGGAGATGGAGCAGCGCGTCAGCACCTATAGCCAGTATTCCATCAGCGCCAATGTCAGCGGCATCAAGAACATCGAGGCGCAGACGCTCAACGGCCTGTCGGTCCAGAAGATCTACTTCCAGCCCGACGTCAATCTCGATCTCGCGATCTCGCAGATCGTGTCGGCGACCAACGCCATCCGCGCCCTGATGCCGCCCGGCATTCAGCCGCCGATCATCGTGCAGTTCAATGCCTCGAGTGTGCCGGTGCTCCAGCTCAGCCTGGAATCCAACAGCCTGAACGAGCAGCAGCTCTATGATTTCGGCATCTATCGGGTCCGCCAGCAACTGGCGCCCGTTCCCGGCGTGACGCTGCCGACGCCCGCCGGCGGAAAATACCGTCAGATCATGGTGGACATCGATCCAGACAAACTGCTGTCGCGCGGTCTGACGCCGCTCGACATCGTCAATGCGGTGAACACCCAGAATCTGACGCTGCCGACCGGCACGGCGAAGATCGGCGACACCCAGTACACCGTTCGCACAAACGCGACGCCGGCTTCGATCGAGGATCTCAACAAGATTCCGGTCAAGTTCGCGAACGGGGCCACGATCTTCCTGAAGGACGTCGCCCAGGTCCGTGACGGCTCCCAGGTGCAGCAGAACATCGTGCGTGAGGACGGCCACCGTTCCGTTCTGCTCAGCGTGATCAAGAACGGCAATGCTTCTACGCTCGCCGTCGTCGATGGCGTGAAGAACGCCCTGGCATCGATTCGTGCCTCGGCGCCGGCGGGGCTCAAGATCAACGAGCTGTTCGATCAGTCGGTGTTCGTCACCCATTCCGTCAATGGCGTGCTGCGCGAGGGCGCGATCGCAGCCGGGCTCACGGCGCTGATGATCCTGATGTTCCTGGGATCGTGGCGATCGACGCTCGTCGTCCTGATCTCGATCCCGCTGGCGATGCTGTCCTCGCTGGTCGTCCTCAATTTCCTCGGCGAGACCCTGAACACGATGACGCTGGGCGGACTTGCGCTCGCGGTCGGCATCCTGGTCGACGATTCCACGGTGACGATCGAGAACACGCATCGGCTCTGGACCGAAGAGGGCATGCCGTTGCCCGAGGCGACGCTGCACGGCGCCGCCGAGATCGCGGTGCCTACACTGGTCTCCACGCTCGCGATCAGCTGCGTGTTCACCTCGGTCGTGTTTCTGGAGGGGCCCGCCAAATACCTGTTCACGCCGCTCGGCCTCGCCGTGGTGTTCGCGATGCTGGCGTCCTACGGGCTGTCGCGGACGCTCACGCCGATCACCATCGGCCTGCTCTTGAAGGGCGAGCGGCGCCACGGCGAGGGCGAAAGCCCGTCGGGCATCTTCGCGCGCGCCTCGGCCGCGTTCGAGCGCGGCTTCGAACGGCTGCGCAATGGCTATTCCGAGCTCCTGCTGACCTTGCTGCATCGTCGCGCTATCGTGCCTGTTGCAGCCGTGCTGGTGCTGGCGCTCGGGGCCACCATGTTCGTCTATGTCGGCCGCGATTTTTATCCCCTGATCGACGGAGGCCAGATCCAGCTTCACGTTCGCGCGCCCGCGGGCACCCGCATTGAGAAGACGGAAGCGATCTTCCAGGCAGTCGAAGACAAGATCCGCGAGGTGATTCCGGAGCGGGACCGGGCGCTGATCGTCGACAATATCGGTCTTCCGGCGCGCGCCTACAATCTCGCCTTCACGGACGGGTCGACGATTGGAGGCAATGACGGCACCATCCTCGTGTCATTGAAGGACGGACACAGGCCGACCGCGGATTACGTCGCGAAGCTGCGCCAGGTGCTGCCATCGGCATTCCCAGAAGACACCTTCTATTTCCAGGCAGCCGACATCGTCACGCAGATCCTGAACTTCGGGCTGCCGGCGCAGATCGATGTTCGCACGGTCGGTTACGGAGCCAACAATCTGGCCGTGGCAAAGGAGCTGCAGAAGAGTCTGTCCACGATCCCCGGCGTCGTCGATGCCCATCTCCAGCAGGAGGTCGATGCTCCTGCGTTTTATGCCGACATCGACCGGACCCGGGCCGCGCAATTGGGCCTCAACGCCAGCACCGTTGCGACCAACATCAATGTGAGCCTCAGCTCGTCTGCGCAGGTCTCGCCGAACTTCTGGACCGATCCGACGTCGGGCATTCCCTATTACCTCGCCGTGCAAACGCCGGAGTATAGGGCTAATTCGCTGAACGCCCTGGGGAACACGCCGGTGTCGACCTCGGTTGCGGCAAGCGGGCAGACGGTGCCGGGCCTGCTCAGCAATGTCGCGACCTTCAAGCGCGGCACCGTCCCCACCAATTCGAACCAGGCCAATGTCCAGCCGGTGTTCGACGTTTACGCGAGCGTGCAGGGACGCGATCTCGGCAGCGTCGCAGCGGACATCAACAAGGTTACGTCCACGCTGCAGAAGCAGCTCCAGCCGGGCAATTCGATCCAGGTTCTCGGGCAGATCCAGAGCATGCATCAGTCGTTCCGCGATCTCGGAATCGGACTGCTGTTCGCGGCCATCCTGGTGTACCTGCTGATGGTCGTGAACTACCAGAATTTCGGCGATCCCTTCGTCGTCATCCTCGCGCTGCCGGCAACGTTCTGCGGCATCGTGACAATGCTGTTCATCACGGGAACGACGCTGAACGTGCCCTCGCTGATGGGAGCGATCATGGCAGTCGGCGTGGCATCCGCAAATTCCATCCTGCTGGTGACGTTCGCGCGCGACGAGCAGCTGAAGGGACACTCCGCATTCGAGGCGGCGCTGAGCGCCGGCCGCACCAGGATCCGTCCCGTCCTGATGACCGCCGCCGCGATGATCGTCGGCATGATCCCGATGGCGATCGGAGGCCCGGGCGAGGAGCAGAATGCAGCTCTTGCACGGGCCGTCATTGGCGGACTGCTGTTCGCGACCCCGACGACATTGCTCGTCGTGCCTTATCTGTTCGCCATGCTGCGCAAGGGCAACGATGGCAAGCTTCATCACGGCGTATTCGAGGAGCAACCGCAATGAGTGACGTTCGCATACGGACCAATGATGACAAGACGGGAGGCCGGCCCGGTGCGGAAAACCTGCGGATCGTGGAGCTGCCCGGCAAGGAGACGCGATCAGGCCGCCGTTACGGTGGCGCGCTGCTCGGAGGCGGCATCGTTCTGATCCTGGCGGGCGGTCTCGGCATTGGCGGCTGGCGGCACTATCAGGCCGCGCGCGAGGTCGCCGCAGTCGCGGAGCAGGCCAGAACCGCCGTGCCGGATGTTCGGGTGGCGGCGGTCCAGCCTAGCGGCGACATCATGAAGGTCAGCCTGCCGGCGACGACGACCGCGTTCGAGGCAGCGAACATTTTTGCGCGGACCAGCGGCTATATCGAGAAGCGCTATGTCGATATCGGCGCTCATGTAAAGAAGGGT comes from Bradyrhizobium sp. CCGE-LA001 and encodes:
- a CDS encoding efflux RND transporter permease subunit; this encodes MGIVRFALRFPHTFYVLAALILFLGGIAIRSMPTDVFPEIRIPVVTVIWSYTGLSTPEMEQRVSTYSQYSISANVSGIKNIEAQTLNGLSVQKIYFQPDVNLDLAISQIVSATNAIRALMPPGIQPPIIVQFNASSVPVLQLSLESNSLNEQQLYDFGIYRVRQQLAPVPGVTLPTPAGGKYRQIMVDIDPDKLLSRGLTPLDIVNAVNTQNLTLPTGTAKIGDTQYTVRTNATPASIEDLNKIPVKFANGATIFLKDVAQVRDGSQVQQNIVREDGHRSVLLSVIKNGNASTLAVVDGVKNALASIRASAPAGLKINELFDQSVFVTHSVNGVLREGAIAAGLTALMILMFLGSWRSTLVVLISIPLAMLSSLVVLNFLGETLNTMTLGGLALAVGILVDDSTVTIENTHRLWTEEGMPLPEATLHGAAEIAVPTLVSTLAISCVFTSVVFLEGPAKYLFTPLGLAVVFAMLASYGLSRTLTPITIGLLLKGERRHGEGESPSGIFARASAAFERGFERLRNGYSELLLTLLHRRAIVPVAAVLVLALGATMFVYVGRDFYPLIDGGQIQLHVRAPAGTRIEKTEAIFQAVEDKIREVIPERDRALIVDNIGLPARAYNLAFTDGSTIGGNDGTILVSLKDGHRPTADYVAKLRQVLPSAFPEDTFYFQAADIVTQILNFGLPAQIDVRTVGYGANNLAVAKELQKSLSTIPGVVDAHLQQEVDAPAFYADIDRTRAAQLGLNASTVATNINVSLSSSAQVSPNFWTDPTSGIPYYLAVQTPEYRANSLNALGNTPVSTSVAASGQTVPGLLSNVATFKRGTVPTNSNQANVQPVFDVYASVQGRDLGSVAADINKVTSTLQKQLQPGNSIQVLGQIQSMHQSFRDLGIGLLFAAILVYLLMVVNYQNFGDPFVVILALPATFCGIVTMLFITGTTLNVPSLMGAIMAVGVASANSILLVTFARDEQLKGHSAFEAALSAGRTRIRPVLMTAAAMIVGMIPMAIGGPGEEQNAALARAVIGGLLFATPTTLLVVPYLFAMLRKGNDGKLHHGVFEEQPQ